The sequence GAAGTTCTAATGTGGATATAGCCCTCAGGGGAGAAATGTCTACTGAATGGGCTGTGGGAAAGAATTTAGGATCCAATTTCAGCTCTACCTGAAATAAGGTACATTTAACGTGTGCCTTAGCACATTTGAGCCTAATGAGTACAATAAGGATAATGTTAGTACCTATCTGCCTGGGTTCTGGTGAGAGGTGATGAAATAACTCCTATGAAGATTTTCAGGAAGGTTGATCAGGGAAAACCCATTAAGGGACATTGCTACTAGGCCCCTCCCTGACAAGTAGTAGGCAGACAAGGGGAATAAACTATCTCATGTGGGGTCCAAGGGCATGTGGACAGTTCTGTGTCATACCCAGTACTACCCAGGGCTACCCAGACCTAGCTGGGTAGATGAGCCACATAGGGGCAACAACCACAAGCCCCTCCTTGTGTGAGTGAAGAAAGGCCTGCCAAGAGGAGGCCAGGAGCACACAGACCACTGGGCCATCTGCCTGCAGGGCAGTcactccctctctttttcctatGCCTCCTGGGATCCAAAGGATACTGCAAAACCCACAGCCCATCACTAACAGGGAAAGGCAGGTCGAAGGGGATAGGCTCCAAATGGAGAAAGCAGGTTCTCCAGACACCGGATTTGTGGTGCACAGATTGTGAAAAGACCCAGCCAACCTAGACACTGGGTCACCCACTTTGAGGAAGGCCCTTGTCCAGGGCAGCTAATCACGTTGGTCCACCCTGCACCCTCAGTGGCAGACACCTTCAGCACTCAGCCACCCAGTGAGGTGTGGACAGCGTCCTGCGTGGTGTGCATGAGCACGCATGTGTGCCTGTGGCTTCTAGCCCACAGAATCCCACCAGGTGCCCCTCTAGACCACATGCTCCTTGCCCCGCCTTGGGACAGGACCAgccctgggaggagagagggaggggaaggggaaaagcaGGCGAAGAAGCCTCagaggctccccacccctggcctgaaGGCAGCCCTAGCAGGCGCACCATGGGCCCTCCAACCACTCCAGGGCTGGCATCCCAGGGTGTGGGCACCTCACAACTCTGGCGCCCCCAAGGATCATttctgggaggggtgggagccaggatgGGAACCCAGAGGGGCACATCAACTCTCTGACCCGAACCCACCCCTCTTGtgcccacaccccctcctgggcttGGGGAGGAGCCAGTGACTTCACCAGAGGTTCCAGGGCTCCAGCAGCTCTGGAAACAGCCCCGTCACGTGACCCGCGCGAACCAATGGCCCTGCCGTCTCCCAGGCAACACAGAGGGTCCCAGttcctcctccaccctgcccctgctcctggtcCGCACTGCAGACAGCCCTGGCAAGCTGACAGGCGCTGACGCGCAGGCCCACATGCAGCCCTGAGACAGggacagggaaaggaagagggagagacagccaGAGAGCCTGGGAAAGAGGGGCGACCCTCCTGCTGGGACCTGCATCAGAAAGGACCACCCCCAGGACAAGGTAGGAGACTCAGGGAGGGTGAGCTGGGCCCCTGCAGACGCAGCCACCCTCCGCCCACTCCAGCAGCACTGCAGCTGTCCCGCCAGGGCTGGGAGCAGTGTGGGGAGGAAGAGAATGGCagtccaggctgggctgcagaggcgctgccaggggaaggaaggcagcccggggtgggaggagggggtctgCATTAACCTCTCTCTCGCCCCTTCCCTATTCACAGGCAGTGCACACCTGGGGAGTTCTCTCTGAGTCCtaggctcccccccgcccccaattcaTTTCCCACCCAGTGCCGCCCTGGTCTGCACCCGAACTGGTTCCCGCCCCTAGTAGCAGCCCCCACGCTGGCGCTGGCAGACACCGAGGCCATGGAGGTGACGATGCTGCAGGACTGGTGCAGGTGGATGGGCATCAGCGCCCGCAGGGGTCTGCTCATCCTGGGCATCCCGGAGGACTGTGACGAAGACCAGCTGCACGAGTGTCTGGAGGCCTCCCTGTGGCAAATGGGCCACTTTGAGGTGCTGGGCAAAGTGTTTCGAGAGGAGGACAATGCCAGTGCGGCCCTGGTGGAGCTGGACCGGGAAGTCAACTATGCTGTGGTTCCCAGGGAGATCCCAGGCATCGGGCGTCCCTGGAACGTGGTCTTTGTGCCCCGATGCTCAGGCGAGGACTTTCTGGGTCGCGTGTTCCACTTCCTGGAGCAACAGGGGCAGACTGTGGAGAGCGTGGCCggagccctggggctggggctgcgcaAGGTGTGCTGGCTGAGGTCTGTCAGTCAGGCCATCCAGCCCTGGGTGGAGACAGTGCGGTACCAGCCCCTGGGGTTGTTCTCAGGGAGGGACCAGCCCGCCCCGGGGGAGGAGTCCTTTGAGGCCTGGCTGGACCACACCACTGACATGCTGCTTGTGTGGCAAGGGGtctcagaaagggagaggaggaggaggctgataGAAGCCCTCCGAGGGACGGCCCTGCAGCTGGTGCACGAGTTCCTGGCGGAGAACCCTGCCAGGACGGCCCAGGACTGCCTGGACGCCCTGATCCAGGTGTTTGGAGACCAGGAGTCCCAGGCCACCCTGCGGCTCAAGTGTCTGACCGCTCAGCGACAGTCAGGCGAGACTCTCTCCGCTTTTGTGTTGCGGCTGGAAGTCCTGCTACAGAGAGCCATGCAGGAGGAGGTCCTGGACAAGGCCTCAGCCGACCACTTGCGCGTGAGGCAGGTGCTCACCAAGGCCAACATTATTGAGCCGCTGCGAGTGGCCCTGAGGAAGCTGGGCACGGCAGGGAAGCGTCCAACTTTCCTGCAGATGCTGGGTCTGGTTCATGAGACTGAGGCATGGGAGGCCAAAATAGCCAGCAGCCTGAGAGCCCAGCCAGCACAAGGGGCTGCTGCCACGGCCAGTGCCCAGGCGGATGCCAGAGCCAAAGCTCAGGCCGAGGGTGGCAAGGTGGAGGAGAAGCAGCAAGAGAGTAGTGACAACCATGCCtttgcccctgcaggcctgggtcagacAGGGCTCTCAGAGGCCCCTGGGGGCCCCCTGCCTGCCCACATGGGCAGTGCTtccagggcaggcccaggaggtCCTGGCGCTGTGCCATGGGGCCTGACCCAGGTGGGAGACCAGGAGGCCGAGGAGCACTTCCACGAGGGGCTCAAGCCCATCCCGGAGGAGTCGGAAAGTGAGGacggggctggggagctgagccCCCCCATGTCCTCCCCTGGCAAATAGGCTCACGAGCCCGGCGCCCTCCTCTCCTCTCGGGCAGCAGAGCCCTGGAGGCggggggaggccaggccagggcaacctcctcaccccacatggggagcagggcccagggaaGGGCCCACCCAGCCCACACCAAATTCCTTATTCCCCCACCATCCTACGGGGCCCTGACCACCACCATCAGCCCTTCCAAGTCACCAAGATGACCATGTTTGACacccaatggggtggggggaggtgcccACACATGGTAGTGCCacagctggccccagccccagcccctgccaacTTGGGCAGCTGGCCTGGGAGCACCGCTGAGCAGCCCATCTCAGCCTAGGAGAGGGGCACCTGAAGACATCTGCCACCCGCGTGGAACTGAGAGACTTTAGAGCCCATCACAGGGGTGCCATTCTTGGGGACCCCCATCCTCCATCCCCTGGGGAGCCCCAACTCATTTCTCTATAGCCCCATAGTGATCCACGTGTCAAGTGattaccccccccacacacacacacactcacaggccaCGGTGTCTGTGCAGTACCACCTGGTGTGTGTGAACCCAGGTGGGTGTCCTGGCCTCCCCCCCGGGGCAGCCACCTCTCAGCCCCAGCACGTGCTGTGAGTCCCACTGCCAGCCAAGGCTCTGCCAGCTCTCGTCCAGTGTCGTGAGCTCAGCCTCTGCTTTCTCGGTGTAGATTTAGGCCAACTGCTGCTTGTGCTTGTGGAGATGTGTGTGAGCAGTTCCCCAgcaccactcccaccccagacGGAGACCCCGAGCCCGGGCCCAGAAGAACGGATGAGAAGGGCGGACCAGGGCGCGTCTGGCGCTCACCCAGTGACCTCTGGCAGAAAAAATAGACCAGGGACAGAAGGCGGCCGCTGGAGGCTCCACGGGGACTGTGCTCTGATATGCCACCCTGTTGTtccctgtgactcagtttccacaGCATGCTGGAGTGTCCCCTGCTGTGTTTTCCAGTATCTTGTGTCTGTTCAGTGCAGgccacagggcagggccaggtcccAACATGTCatccgggggaggggggagccctgCAGTGAGTGGACATCACCTGTGTCCATGGTCCTACAAAGTCCAATCAAAGGGCCCTCAGGGAGGGGGACTCTGGAGGGAGGGCCACAGTGTGGGGGACTTTTAAGGCACCTCGTTAGGGACCCCAGGAGCAGGGGGTGTGACCTATGGGCTCTAGTGGCCGTTAGAAGTTCCTCTCTGTGTTGTCATTCCCTTTCTTCAatgtattcagtaaatgtttctcTTCAATAAACATCATTGAATGATTCAGCTGAGTttcgcctctgctgtgggcaatTGAGGGAAGggtctgctgggggtggggctggaggggcaaTAGAAATCTGGTACTCAGGATCATTTTTGGGCTATGTTTTGGACAGGGTCCAAGTAGGTCTGTCAGTTCCCCTGGGCTGAAAGCACTGGTAGCAGGAATTGGTAGGAATGGGCAGTGGCTATTTAGGTCCCTAGGAGGCCCAGGAATAAGTGGCTTAGAGgttggagagaggggagaaacagCAGGTAGGACTAGAGATCCTATGATCCTTGACAGGGGTGTGGGTGCCCAGGGTCTCATTAGGTTAGGGAGGTCACGTGTGCAGTCCAGAGACCAGAGGGCCATAGAAGGGCCCTGAAGTGAGGTCAGATGCCCTTGCAAGTAGCTCTGTGCAGGACTCTGGGGTGTAGTGAGGTGACTGCCTACACATCCCTGATCAGCCTACCCCTGCCAGCTGACAAGTGGCCAGCCTTGGTGTTCACAATGAGGGATGTCTGGGGGACAGGAGTGTGTGATGGGTGAAGAATGGAGAGCGGGCCAGGTGGGGTTTCACAG comes from Eptesicus fuscus isolate TK198812 chromosome 1, DD_ASM_mEF_20220401, whole genome shotgun sequence and encodes:
- the LOC103303963 gene encoding paraneoplastic antigen-like protein 6B, which encodes MEVTMLQDWCRWMGISARRGLLILGIPEDCDEDQLHECLEASLWQMGHFEVLGKVFREEDNASAALVELDREVNYAVVPREIPGIGRPWNVVFVPRCSGEDFLGRVFHFLEQQGQTVESVAGALGLGLRKVCWLRSVSQAIQPWVETVRYQPLGLFSGRDQPAPGEESFEAWLDHTTDMLLVWQGVSERERRRRLIEALRGTALQLVHEFLAENPARTAQDCLDALIQVFGDQESQATLRLKCLTAQRQSGETLSAFVLRLEVLLQRAMQEEVLDKASADHLRVRQVLTKANIIEPLRVALRKLGTAGKRPTFLQMLGLVHETEAWEAKIASSLRAQPAQGAAATASAQADARAKAQAEGGPGGPGAVPWGLTQVGDQEAEEHFHEGLKPIPEESESEDGAGELSPPMSSPGK